The Loxodonta africana isolate mLoxAfr1 chromosome 23, mLoxAfr1.hap2, whole genome shotgun sequence genome has a segment encoding these proteins:
- the KCNMB3 gene encoding calcium-activated potassium channel subunit beta-3 isoform X4, producing MSHLLRRLWSIQGLSTSGKKRNIDYNDGDPPDVHKKLPSSAGEDRAMLLGFAMMGFSVLMFFLLGITILKPFMLSTQREESNCTITHTRVMDDWLGRAFTRGVDSRSQGKYPCLQVFVNLAHSGQKALLRYNEEAVQINSKCFYTPKCHRDRNDLLNSALDIKEFFDHKNGTPFSCFYSPDSQSEDVILIRKYDQVVVFHCLFWPSLTLLGGALIVGMVRLTQHLSLLCEKYSSAVRDEVGGKIAYIEQHQFQLCSMRGNKGRSRETIRGWPD from the exons GCCTTTCTACCTCTGGGAAAAAGAGAAATATAGACTACAATGATGGAGACCCTCCAGATGTGCACAAGAAGCTGCCATCCAGTGCTGGAGAGGATCGAGCCATGCTCCTGGGATTTGCAATGATGGGCTTCTCCGTCCTAATGTTCTTCTTGCTTGGCATAACCATCCTAAAGCCCTTCATGCTCAg TACTCAGAGAGAAGAATCAAACTGCACCATCACCCACACACGTGTCATGGACGACTGGCTGGGCCGTGCTTTCACCCGTGGTGTGGACTCCCGAAGTCAGGGGAAATACCCGTGTCTCCAGGTGTTCGTGAACCTCGCCCACTCGGGTCAGAAAGCTCTCCTACGTTATAATGAAGAGGCTGTACAGATCAATTCCAAG TGCTTTTACACACCTAAGTGTCACCGAGATAGGAATGATTTGCTCAACAGTGCTCTGGATATAAAGGAATTCTTCGATCACAAAAATGGGACCCCTTTTTCATGCTTCTACAGTCCAGACAGCCAATCGGAAGATGTCATTCTCATAAGAAAGTATGACCAAGTGGTTGTCTTCCACTGTTTATTTTGGCCTTCACTGACTCTTCTAGGGGGTGCCCTGATTGTTGGCATGGTGAGATTGACACAGCACCTGTCCTTACTGTGTGAAAAATATAGCAGTGCAGTCAGAGATGAGGTAGGTGGCAAAATAGCCTACATAGAACAGCATCAATTCCAGCTGTGCAGTATGAGGGGGAACAAAGGAAGGAGCAGAGAAACTATAAGAGGGTGGCCAGATTAA
- the KCNMB3 gene encoding calcium-activated potassium channel subunit beta-3 isoform X3 produces the protein MQPFSIPVQITLQGGKRRQGRTGLSTSGKKRNIDYNDGDPPDVHKKLPSSAGEDRAMLLGFAMMGFSVLMFFLLGITILKPFMLSTQREESNCTITHTRVMDDWLGRAFTRGVDSRSQGKYPCLQVFVNLAHSGQKALLRYNEEAVQINSKCFYTPKCHRDRNDLLNSALDIKEFFDHKNGTPFSCFYSPDSQSEDVILIRKYDQVVVFHCLFWPSLTLLGGALIVGMVRLTQHLSLLCEKYSSAVRDEVGGKIAYIEQHQFQLCSMRGNKGRSRETIRGWPD, from the exons AACAGGCCTTTCTACCTCTGGGAAAAAGAGAAATATAGACTACAATGATGGAGACCCTCCAGATGTGCACAAGAAGCTGCCATCCAGTGCTGGAGAGGATCGAGCCATGCTCCTGGGATTTGCAATGATGGGCTTCTCCGTCCTAATGTTCTTCTTGCTTGGCATAACCATCCTAAAGCCCTTCATGCTCAg TACTCAGAGAGAAGAATCAAACTGCACCATCACCCACACACGTGTCATGGACGACTGGCTGGGCCGTGCTTTCACCCGTGGTGTGGACTCCCGAAGTCAGGGGAAATACCCGTGTCTCCAGGTGTTCGTGAACCTCGCCCACTCGGGTCAGAAAGCTCTCCTACGTTATAATGAAGAGGCTGTACAGATCAATTCCAAG TGCTTTTACACACCTAAGTGTCACCGAGATAGGAATGATTTGCTCAACAGTGCTCTGGATATAAAGGAATTCTTCGATCACAAAAATGGGACCCCTTTTTCATGCTTCTACAGTCCAGACAGCCAATCGGAAGATGTCATTCTCATAAGAAAGTATGACCAAGTGGTTGTCTTCCACTGTTTATTTTGGCCTTCACTGACTCTTCTAGGGGGTGCCCTGATTGTTGGCATGGTGAGATTGACACAGCACCTGTCCTTACTGTGTGAAAAATATAGCAGTGCAGTCAGAGATGAGGTAGGTGGCAAAATAGCCTACATAGAACAGCATCAATTCCAGCTGTGCAGTATGAGGGGGAACAAAGGAAGGAGCAGAGAAACTATAAGAGGGTGGCCAGATTAA